The Dehalobacter sp. DCM sequence ATTCTTCATTTGCTGTAACAAATCATAGATTGCAATCAGGATATGCTCTCCTTCAAAACCGGCGACGGCAAAAGGTTTTGCGTAACGCTCCGCCAGCGTCGAATAAATGTTGGAACCTAAAATCGTACTAACATGGCCGGGTGCAATAAATGCCGCAATGGCGTTATCTGTTGAACAGATAAAATCAAGTGCCGGCATCACCCTGCGCAGGGCCGTGAGTAATTTAATATTGCTCACACCCCTTTGTGTCATGTGTTCAAGAACCAAGGCGTAAGACGGAATGGTCGTTTCAAAACCAACACAGGCGATGACAAAGGTTGTCTGTGGATCCGCAGCAGCTTTTTTAACTGCTTCCTGAGGTGAATACATGATTTCAACCTTGGCCCCTTCAGCCTTGGCTTCACTTAATGATTTTTCCGTACCCGGTACCTTCATCATGTCTCCGAAGGTCAACAAAACCGTGTCCGGCTTTAAAGACCAGGCAATCGCTTGATCGATATACGCGGCAGGGGTAACACAAACCGGACATCCCGGGCCGGATATCAGCTTGATTTTTGGCGAAAGCATGCTGCGGATACCATTTTTAAATATAGAAGACGTATGCGTGCCGCATACTTCCATGATTTGTATTTCTTGATCGTCATACATTCCGATTTCTTTAATGATAAACTCAAGATCCATGGCGGTATGACTCCAATTCTGTAAATAGATCAAGGATTTCTTCCGCTGTATCTTGCTGGATTACTTCAATGGCACAACCGGCGTGAACCAAAACATAATCACCAATTTTCGCATCGACCAGCGCCATGTTGACATCAATAATATTCCCCTGAAAATCAACCTTGCCGGCAAATTCATTCACTTCAACCACTTTTCCCGGTACAGCGACACACATCGGTTTATACCTCCTCGCCTGTCAATAGGCTATTCACATCATTAACATCATTCATTTTGACGATTATGTCAAAAAAGCAAAAGAAGCATCATGTATCAATTTCAATGTGTTTTACATAAAACTCCTTGCCTAAATCAGTAGGCAGGCCGTCTTTAGCGCAGTGTGGGCAGGCAAAAGACAACGGTTCACGCACATAATGACAGTCGCAGCTTGGACAGTACCACTTCGCTTCGATAGTTTCAATCTCCAAGATGGCACCTTCACAGAGGGTTCCCTTAGATATAACATCAAAATACATCTGAATAGACTCCCCTACAAATCCGGATAATTCTCCGACCACCAAGGCGATACGCAATACTTTTTGTGCTTGGTGTTCGCTGGCCTTTTCTGATGCGATCGTGATGATTTGTTCTGTAAGCGGCAGTTCATGCATGTTTGTTTCATATCTCCATTTCTTTACCAGTGCTTTCCAGATTGTACAGACCTTTATACATTATATCATGGATTGAAAGATTATTATATTTATGAAAAAGCCTTCAGTAACCGAAAATGTGTCGTTTACTGAAAGCTATATTTGCTAAGTACGCCAAGAATAGACATTCCTAAAGTTTTTCCAGGGCGTGCTTCATTTGGGCCACTGCACGTTCAATATTTTCTAAGGAATTGGCATAAGACATCCTTAAATAACCCTCGCCATAATCTCCGAAGGAACTTCCCCACAGTGTAGCCACACCAGCCTCATTCAAAAGGTATTCGGCCATCTCTTTACTGGTCATACCAAATTGTTTAATATTCGGGAAGGCGTAAAACGCTCCCATCGGCTTTAAGCATTTTACCCCGCTGATGGCGTTTAGTCCGTCAACAATACGATCTCTGCGGATTTTAAACTGAGCGGCCCTTTCTGCGACACCCTCTTGAGGGCCTGTCAATGCTTCGATACAAGCCATTTGGGTAAAACCGGCTAAACAGGAGGTACTGTTGACAACCAGTTTGCCGATCTGTTCGGCTGCTTCTTTCGACATGATCCCATAGCCTGCCCGCCACCCGGTCATGGAGTAGGTTTTGGAAAACCCATTGAGAATAATGGTCTTCTCTCTCATATGCGGCAACGATGAAATTGAGAATGCCGGTTCTTCATAAGCGATATTCTCGTAGATTTCATCGGAGAGAATGACAATGTCACGATCTGCCAGGAAGTCAGCAATGTCGATATAGTCCTGCTTGGTCAGCATACCTCCGGTTGGATTTTGCGGTGAGTTAATAATGAGCAACCTCGTTTTATCGGTTACCAATGACTTTAGCTCATCAATATCCATCCGAAATTCGTTCTCTTCCCGGAGCGGAATCGGTACCGGCACACCGCCGGCAAATTTAATGACTGACTCATAAATCGGGAAGCCCGGATTGGGA is a genomic window containing:
- the hypD gene encoding hydrogenase formation protein HypD, which codes for MDLEFIIKEIGMYDDQEIQIMEVCGTHTSSIFKNGIRSMLSPKIKLISGPGCPVCVTPAAYIDQAIAWSLKPDTVLLTFGDMMKVPGTEKSLSEAKAEGAKVEIMYSPQEAVKKAAADPQTTFVIACVGFETTIPSYALVLEHMTQRGVSNIKLLTALRRVMPALDFICSTDNAIAAFIAPGHVSTILGSNIYSTLAERYAKPFAVAGFEGEHILIAIYDLLQQMKNNKAQVHNLYPSAVKPEGNQAALKYIDDYFESGPAFWRGIGVIADSGYYLRPKYQQYDAGSFDLTGDANQKPTACRCGEVILGKINPDECPMFAKACTPAKAQGPCMVSSEGTCGIWYRFSKK
- a CDS encoding HypC/HybG/HupF family hydrogenase formation chaperone is translated as MCVAVPGKVVEVNEFAGKVDFQGNIIDVNMALVDAKIGDYVLVHAGCAIEVIQQDTAEEILDLFTELESYRHGS
- the hypA gene encoding hydrogenase maturation nickel metallochaperone HypA, with protein sequence MHELPLTEQIITIASEKASEHQAQKVLRIALVVGELSGFVGESIQMYFDVISKGTLCEGAILEIETIEAKWYCPSCDCHYVREPLSFACPHCAKDGLPTDLGKEFYVKHIEIDT
- a CDS encoding pyridoxal phosphate-dependent aminotransferase → MRMKFADRMSRLGNETAFEMLAKAKVLEAQGREIIHLEIGEPDFPVQNNIIEKGIAGMRSGMTKYTPSSGLVEVRQAVAEYAGKKRGYQIEPEEVVMTVGGKPIMFYAILATVNPGDEVIYPNPGFPIYESVIKFAGGVPVPIPLREENEFRMDIDELKSLVTDKTRLLIINSPQNPTGGMLTKQDYIDIADFLADRDIVILSDEIYENIAYEEPAFSISSLPHMREKTIILNGFSKTYSMTGWRAGYGIMSKEAAEQIGKLVVNSTSCLAGFTQMACIEALTGPQEGVAERAAQFKIRRDRIVDGLNAISGVKCLKPMGAFYAFPNIKQFGMTSKEMAEYLLNEAGVATLWGSSFGDYGEGYLRMSYANSLENIERAVAQMKHALEKL